One Brassica napus cultivar Da-Ae chromosome C4, Da-Ae, whole genome shotgun sequence genomic region harbors:
- the LOC106390279 gene encoding G-box-binding factor 3-like isoform X2, whose product MGKSEEPKVTKSDNKPSSPPADQTNVHVYPDWAAMQAYYGPRVAIPPYYNSAMAAASGHPPPPYMWNPQHMMSPYGTPYAAVYPHGGGVYAHPGFPMPQSQKGAALSTPGTPLNIDTPSKSTGNTENGLMKKLKEFDGLAMSLGNGNNGDEGKRSRNSSETDGSSDGSDGNTTGADEPKLKRSREGTPTKDEKKHLVQSSSFRSVSQSSGDNVVKHSVQGGGGAIVSAAGNERELKRERRKQSNRESARRSRLRKQAETEELARKVEALTAENMALRSELNQLNEKSNNLRGANATLLDKLKSSEPEKRVKSSGNGDDKNKKQGDNETNSTSKLHQLLDTKPRADGVAAR is encoded by the exons ATGGGAAAAAGCGAGGAACCAAAGGTTACCAAATCAGACAACAAACCATCTTCACCACCTgcg GATCAAACAAATGTTCATGTCTACCCTGATTGGGCCGCTATGCAG GCTTATTATGGGCCAAGAGTAGCAATACCTCCTTATTACAACTCAGCTATGGCTGCTGCATCTggtcatcctcctcctccttacATGTGGAATCCTCAG CATATGATGTCACCATATGGAACACCGTATGCAGCGGTTTACCCTCATGGAGGAGGAGTCTACGCTCATCCTGGATTCCCCATG CCTCAAAGTCAAAAGGGTGCTGCTTTATCAACT CCGGGGACGCCATTGAACATAGACACTCCTAGTAAATCAACAGGAAACACAGAGAATGGGCTGATGAAGAAGCTGAAAGAGTTTGATGGACTTGCTATGTCTCTAGGAAATGGTAATAATGGTGATGAAGGTAAACGCTCACGGAACAGCTCAGAAACGGATGGTTCTAGTGATGGAAGTGACGGGAATACCACTGGG GCTGATGAACCGAAACTTAAGAGAAGCCGAGAAGGAACTCCAACCAAAG aTGAGAAGAAACATTTGGTTCAGTCAAGCTCATTTCGGTCTGTTTCTCAGTCAAGTGGTGATAACGTTGTAAAGCATAGTGTTCAAGGAGGAGGTGGAGCTATAGTCTCTGCTGCTGGT AACGAGAGAGAGCTGAAACGGGAGAGAAGGAAACAGTCTAATAGAGAATCTGCAAGAAGGTCAAGATTAAGGAAACAG GCTGAGACTGAAGAACTGGCTAGGAAAGTTGAAGCCTTGACAGCAGAAAACATGGCGTTAAGATCTGAGCTAAACCAACTTAATGAGAAATCTAATAATCTAAGAGGAGCTAATGCAACCTTACTG GACAAGCTGAAAAGTTCAGAACCTGAAAAGAGAGTTAAGAGCTCAGGAAATGGAGACGACAAGAACAAGAAGCAAGGAGACAATGAGACTAACTCTACCAGCAAACTGCATCAACTGCTTGATACCAAGCCTCGAGCTGACGGTGTAGCTGCTCGCTAA
- the LOC106390279 gene encoding G-box-binding factor 3-like, producing MGKSEEPKVTKSDNKPSSPPADQTNVHVYPDWAAMQAYYGPRVAIPPYYNSAMAAASGHPPPPYMWNPQHMMSPYGTPYAAVYPHGGGVYAHPGFPMPQSQKGAALSTPGTPLNIDTPSKSTGNTENGLMKKLKEFDGLAMSLGNGNNGDEGKRSRNSSETDGSSDGSDGNTTGADEPKLKRSREGTPTKDEKKHLVQSSSFRSVSQSSGDNVVKHSVQGGGGAIVSAAGVSANSNPTFMSQSLAMVPPETWLQNERELKRERRKQSNRESARRSRLRKQAETEELARKVEALTAENMALRSELNQLNEKSNNLRGANATLLDKLKSSEPEKRVKSSGNGDDKNKKQGDNETNSTSKLHQLLDTKPRADGVAAR from the exons ATGGGAAAAAGCGAGGAACCAAAGGTTACCAAATCAGACAACAAACCATCTTCACCACCTgcg GATCAAACAAATGTTCATGTCTACCCTGATTGGGCCGCTATGCAG GCTTATTATGGGCCAAGAGTAGCAATACCTCCTTATTACAACTCAGCTATGGCTGCTGCATCTggtcatcctcctcctccttacATGTGGAATCCTCAG CATATGATGTCACCATATGGAACACCGTATGCAGCGGTTTACCCTCATGGAGGAGGAGTCTACGCTCATCCTGGATTCCCCATG CCTCAAAGTCAAAAGGGTGCTGCTTTATCAACT CCGGGGACGCCATTGAACATAGACACTCCTAGTAAATCAACAGGAAACACAGAGAATGGGCTGATGAAGAAGCTGAAAGAGTTTGATGGACTTGCTATGTCTCTAGGAAATGGTAATAATGGTGATGAAGGTAAACGCTCACGGAACAGCTCAGAAACGGATGGTTCTAGTGATGGAAGTGACGGGAATACCACTGGG GCTGATGAACCGAAACTTAAGAGAAGCCGAGAAGGAACTCCAACCAAAG aTGAGAAGAAACATTTGGTTCAGTCAAGCTCATTTCGGTCTGTTTCTCAGTCAAGTGGTGATAACGTTGTAAAGCATAGTGTTCAAGGAGGAGGTGGAGCTATAGTCTCTGCTGCTGGTGTAAGTGCAAATTCAAACCCAACCTTCATGTCACAATCTTTAGCCATGGTTCCTCCTGAAACTTGGCTTCAG AACGAGAGAGAGCTGAAACGGGAGAGAAGGAAACAGTCTAATAGAGAATCTGCAAGAAGGTCAAGATTAAGGAAACAG GCTGAGACTGAAGAACTGGCTAGGAAAGTTGAAGCCTTGACAGCAGAAAACATGGCGTTAAGATCTGAGCTAAACCAACTTAATGAGAAATCTAATAATCTAAGAGGAGCTAATGCAACCTTACTG GACAAGCTGAAAAGTTCAGAACCTGAAAAGAGAGTTAAGAGCTCAGGAAATGGAGACGACAAGAACAAGAAGCAAGGAGACAATGAGACTAACTCTACCAGCAAACTGCATCAACTGCTTGATACCAAGCCTCGAGCTGACGGTGTAGCTGCTCGCTAA